From one Gemmobacter sp. genomic stretch:
- a CDS encoding flavin reductase family protein: protein MGVPVDSATFRAAMARFPGAVTIVTTAGGGERRGITATAVCSVTADPPSLLVCLNRATGTCAMVADTGMFNVSLLAGDGGATAMRFAGAGGVTGEAKFATGDWRTDARGLPMLGDAVVTFCCEVAEQVQAGSHTVFIGQIVGIRVTDGAALVYESARFHRLEPI, encoded by the coding sequence ATGGGCGTGCCGGTGGACAGTGCAACCTTCCGGGCCGCCATGGCCCGGTTTCCCGGCGCAGTGACCATCGTCACCACCGCCGGCGGGGGCGAGCGGCGGGGGATCACCGCCACCGCCGTCTGTTCGGTCACCGCCGATCCGCCCAGCCTGCTGGTGTGCCTGAACCGGGCCACCGGCACCTGTGCCATGGTGGCCGATACCGGCATGTTCAACGTGTCGCTGCTGGCAGGCGATGGCGGGGCCACGGCGATGCGCTTTGCCGGCGCCGGTGGCGTGACGGGCGAGGCGAAATTCGCCACCGGCGACTGGCGCACCGATGCGCGCGGGCTGCCGATGCTGGGCGATGCCGTGGTGACCTTCTGCTGCGAGGTGGCCGAACAGGTGCAGGCGGGCTCGCACACCGTGTTCATCGGCCAGATCGTCGGGATCCGTGTCACCGACGGCGCCGCGCTGGTCTATGAAAGCGCGCGGTTCCACCGGCTGGAGCCGATCTGA
- a CDS encoding styrene monooxygenase/indole monooxygenase family protein produces MRKFTIVGGGQSGLMVAIGLLKAGHQVRVVQNRTGDEIANGKVLSSQCMFSNSVQHERDLGLDFWSDSCPPVQGINFIVPNPEKPGDKLIDWTGKLDRNAYAVDQRVKMPRWLEEFQKLGGQLVIKDAGIAELETYAREDDLVIVASGKGEVGQLFARDATRSPFDKPQRALALTYVTGMTPREPHSAVEFNLIPGVGEYFVFPSLTTTGPCEIMVLEGIPGGPMDCWADVKTPEQHLEKSLWILKTFLPWEYERSKNCQLTDPNGILAGRFAPTIRQPVATLPSGRKVLGLGDAVCLNDPITGQGSNNASKAAAVYLAAILAHGDRAYDEAFMRATFERFWDYAQWVVRWTNMMLQPPPPFVLEIMGTACAVPELAHRMANAFDDPRDFFPWFADPDAASAYLTDLRKAA; encoded by the coding sequence ATGCGGAAATTCACCATCGTCGGCGGCGGGCAATCGGGCCTGATGGTCGCCATCGGGCTTTTGAAGGCCGGCCATCAGGTGCGCGTCGTGCAGAACCGCACGGGCGACGAGATCGCCAATGGCAAGGTGCTGTCCAGCCAGTGCATGTTCTCGAACTCGGTCCAGCATGAACGCGATCTGGGGCTGGATTTCTGGTCCGACAGCTGCCCGCCGGTGCAGGGCATCAACTTCATCGTGCCGAACCCGGAAAAGCCCGGCGACAAGCTGATCGACTGGACCGGCAAGCTGGACCGCAACGCCTATGCGGTGGACCAGCGCGTCAAGATGCCCCGCTGGCTGGAGGAATTCCAGAAGCTGGGCGGGCAGCTGGTGATCAAGGATGCCGGCATTGCCGAACTGGAAACCTATGCGCGCGAGGATGATCTGGTCATCGTCGCATCGGGCAAGGGCGAGGTTGGCCAGCTGTTCGCCCGCGATGCCACGCGCAGCCCCTTCGACAAGCCGCAGCGCGCGCTGGCGCTGACCTATGTCACCGGCATGACCCCGCGCGAACCGCATTCGGCGGTGGAATTCAACCTGATCCCGGGGGTGGGGGAATATTTCGTGTTCCCCTCGCTCACCACCACCGGCCCGTGCGAGATCATGGTGCTGGAAGGCATCCCCGGTGGCCCGATGGATTGCTGGGCCGATGTCAAGACGCCCGAACAGCATCTGGAAAAATCGCTGTGGATCCTGAAAACCTTCCTGCCCTGGGAATATGAACGGTCGAAGAATTGCCAGCTGACCGACCCCAACGGCATTCTGGCCGGCCGCTTTGCCCCCACGATCCGCCAGCCGGTTGCCACGCTGCCATCCGGGCGCAAGGTGCTGGGCCTGGGCGATGCGGTCTGCCTGAACGATCCGATCACCGGGCAGGGGTCGAACAATGCGTCCAAGGCGGCGGCGGTCTATCTGGCGGCGATCCTGGCCCATGGCGACCGCGCCTATGACGAGGCGTTCATGCGCGCCACCTTCGAGCGGTTCTGGGACTATGCCCAGTGGGTCGTGCGCTGGACCAACATGATGCTGCAACCGCCGCCGCCCTTCGTGCTGGAGATCATGGGCACCGCCTGTGCCGTGCCGGAACTCGCGCATCGGATGGCCAATGCCTTTGACGACCCGCGCGATTTCTTCCCGTGGTTCGCCGACCCGGATGCGGCCAGCGCCTATCTGACCGATCTGCGCAAGGCGGCCTGA
- a CDS encoding SDR family oxidoreductase, with product MRGLQGKVAIVPGGATKIGQAVVQAFATAGVRVMIADIAEEAGRAMAGGNVAFTRCDVRNDADIAALVAATTEKWGRIDFLVNVACTYLDNGAASTRAEWLEALDVNIVGSVMLMQAARAELARNKGAIVNFGSISARVAQTGRWLYPVSKAAILQLTRNQAMDLAPDGIRVNAVSPGWTWSNIMDQLTGGNRAKTDAVAAPFHLLGRVGDPEEVAQTVLFLCSDEASFITGTDICVDGGYTAMGPEQAVPAIPKLME from the coding sequence ATGCGGGGATTGCAGGGCAAGGTGGCCATCGTGCCAGGGGGCGCGACCAAGATCGGGCAGGCGGTGGTGCAGGCCTTTGCCACCGCCGGGGTGCGGGTGATGATCGCCGACATTGCCGAGGAGGCGGGCCGCGCGATGGCCGGGGGCAATGTCGCCTTTACCCGTTGCGATGTGCGCAACGATGCCGATATTGCCGCGCTGGTGGCAGCCACCACCGAAAAATGGGGCCGCATCGACTTTCTGGTCAATGTCGCCTGCACCTATCTGGACAATGGCGCCGCATCCACCCGCGCCGAATGGCTGGAGGCGCTGGACGTGAATATCGTCGGCTCGGTCATGCTGATGCAGGCCGCGCGGGCGGAACTGGCGCGCAACAAGGGGGCGATCGTCAACTTCGGGTCGATCTCGGCCCGCGTGGCGCAGACCGGGCGCTGGCTTTACCCGGTGTCCAAGGCGGCCATCCTGCAACTGACCCGCAATCAGGCGATGGACCTGGCCCCCGATGGCATCCGGGTGAACGCGGTGTCGCCGGGCTGGACCTGGAGCAACATCATGGACCAGCTGACCGGCGGCAACCGGGCGAAAACCGATGCCGTCGCGGCGCCGTTCCACCTGCTGGGCCGGGTGGGTGACCCCGAGGAGGTGGCGCAGACCGTGCTGTTCCTGTGTTCCGACGAAGCCAGCTTCATCACCGGCACCGATATCTGCGTCGATGGCGGCTATACCGCCATGGGCCCGGAACAGGCGGTTCCCGCCATTCCGAAGCTGATGGAATAA
- a CDS encoding indolepyruvate oxidoreductase subunit beta family protein, with product MNAPLSHKTPDARLQGIIKLAILAVGGQGGGVLTNWIEDLARANGYAAQATSVAGVAQRTGATVYYIEMAPAAGGTPIFSLMPAAGDVDVMIAAELMEAGRSIMRGFVTPDRTTLIASTHRSLAVSEKMVPGNGIASAEEVIAAAEIAARRFIAANFDQVAVKQGSVISASIFGALAASEALPFPRSAFEEAIKAGGKGVEASLRAFNAGFEAAVNGVQAEAAPVAKPVVMGAVAGPARLKSDWDRLAARAAALPGPVAEMALPGLEKVVDFQDLAYGTEYLDRLDKVLAQDKAANGWALGREAAKYIANALCYDDIIRVADRKTRAARFARIKGEMKVKDGNLMQLTEYFHPQAAEISGMMPASMGARWQADPAKMARLTRWFDKGRRLRSDSLTAYVMLYVLGGLKGWRRKTLRHRQEQDHLQAWLDTAMGYRAANYDLAVEVLRCRRLVKGYSDTHSRGLSKFDRVLAGIALVAGRADAADWARRLRDAALKDEEGKDLDGAIQTIRSFA from the coding sequence ATGAACGCCCCGCTTTCCCACAAGACCCCCGATGCCCGGCTGCAAGGCATCATCAAGCTGGCGATCCTGGCCGTGGGCGGCCAGGGCGGCGGCGTGCTGACCAACTGGATCGAGGATCTGGCCCGCGCCAACGGCTATGCCGCCCAGGCCACCTCGGTGGCGGGCGTCGCACAGCGCACCGGCGCCACGGTCTATTACATCGAGATGGCCCCGGCGGCCGGCGGCACCCCGATCTTTTCGCTGATGCCCGCCGCCGGCGACGTCGACGTGATGATCGCCGCCGAACTGATGGAGGCCGGGCGGTCCATCATGCGCGGTTTCGTCACCCCCGACCGCACCACGCTGATCGCCTCGACCCACCGGTCGCTGGCGGTGTCGGAAAAGATGGTGCCGGGCAACGGCATCGCCTCGGCCGAAGAGGTGATCGCGGCGGCGGAAATCGCCGCGCGCCGGTTCATCGCCGCGAACTTCGATCAGGTGGCGGTCAAGCAGGGCTCGGTGATCTCGGCCTCGATCTTTGGCGCGCTGGCCGCGTCCGAGGCGCTGCCCTTCCCCCGCTCGGCCTTCGAGGAGGCGATCAAGGCCGGCGGCAAGGGGGTCGAGGCCTCGCTCCGCGCGTTCAACGCCGGGTTCGAGGCCGCCGTGAACGGCGTGCAGGCCGAGGCCGCGCCGGTGGCGAAACCCGTGGTGATGGGGGCCGTCGCCGGCCCCGCCCGGCTGAAATCCGATTGGGACAGGCTGGCCGCCCGCGCCGCCGCCCTGCCCGGTCCGGTCGCCGAAATGGCGCTGCCCGGCCTGGAAAAGGTGGTGGATTTTCAGGATCTCGCCTATGGCACGGAATATCTGGACCGGCTGGACAAGGTGCTGGCCCAGGACAAGGCCGCCAATGGCTGGGCGCTGGGGCGCGAGGCGGCGAAATATATCGCCAATGCGCTGTGCTATGACGACATCATCCGCGTCGCCGACCGCAAGACCCGCGCCGCCCGGTTCGCCCGCATCAAGGGGGAAATGAAGGTCAAGGACGGCAACCTGATGCAGCTGACCGAATATTTCCACCCCCAGGCGGCCGAGATCAGCGGCATGATGCCGGCCAGCATGGGCGCCCGCTGGCAGGCCGATCCTGCGAAAATGGCCCGGCTGACCCGCTGGTTCGACAAGGGCCGCCGCCTGCGGTCCGACAGCCTGACGGCCTATGTCATGCTCTATGTGCTGGGCGGGCTGAAGGGCTGGCGCCGCAAGACCCTGCGCCACCGACAGGAACAGGACCATCTGCAAGCCTGGCTGGACACCGCCATGGGCTACCGCGCGGCGAATTACGACCTTGCGGTCGAGGTGCTGCGCTGCCGCCGGCTGGTCAAGGGCTATTCCGACACCCATTCGCGCGGCCTGTCCAAGTTCGACCGCGTGCTGGCCGGGATCGCGCTGGTCGCTGGCCGCGCCGATGCCGCCGACTGGGCCCGCCGCCTGCGCGACGCCGCGCTGAAGGATGAAGAGGGCAAGGATCTGGACGGCGCGATCCAGACGATCCGCAGCTTCGCCTGA
- a CDS encoding magnesium transporter CorA family protein, with the protein MMYAYRPEGARLVRLPHDAPPADARWIDLYRPMPVQVEALRALGVEVPTLADMEEIEISNRLYREDGVDYLTVVLPGANVDGEQVSGPVTFILGPDRLVTVRHHNPRPFETYPQRADKATTGCDQPGDILLGLFEEIIGRQADLLEAVGTALDQIGRRVYHEDARTDIAALRDLLRSTGLENERIGRVRLGLLTVERALGFLDQTPQGLPKKSTSAIKALRRDIGALSVHADFLGTRVEMVSDVTLGIINIGQSQTTKTVSVVAVIFMPPTLVASVYGMNFRVMPELDWTWGYPVAVGLMVASAVGAWAFFRWRRWL; encoded by the coding sequence ATGATGTATGCCTATCGCCCCGAAGGCGCCCGACTGGTCCGCCTGCCCCATGATGCCCCGCCCGCCGATGCGCGCTGGATCGACCTCTATCGCCCCATGCCCGTGCAGGTCGAGGCGCTGCGCGCCCTGGGGGTCGAGGTGCCGACGCTGGCCGACATGGAGGAGATCGAAATCTCCAACCGTCTCTACCGCGAGGACGGGGTGGATTACCTGACGGTCGTGCTGCCGGGCGCCAATGTGGACGGAGAGCAGGTCTCGGGGCCGGTGACCTTCATCCTGGGGCCCGACCGGCTGGTGACGGTGCGCCACCACAACCCGCGCCCGTTCGAAACCTATCCCCAGCGGGCCGACAAGGCGACCACCGGCTGCGACCAGCCCGGCGATATCCTGCTGGGCCTGTTCGAGGAAATCATCGGCCGCCAGGCCGACCTGCTGGAGGCGGTGGGCACCGCGCTGGACCAGATCGGGCGCCGGGTCTACCATGAAGATGCCAGAACCGACATTGCCGCCCTGCGCGACCTGCTGCGCAGCACCGGGCTGGAAAACGAACGCATCGGCCGCGTCCGGCTGGGCCTGCTGACGGTGGAACGCGCGCTGGGGTTCCTGGACCAGACGCCACAGGGCCTGCCCAAGAAATCCACCAGCGCCATCAAGGCCCTGCGCCGCGATATCGGCGCGCTGTCGGTGCATGCCGACTTTCTGGGCACCCGCGTGGAAATGGTCAGCGACGTGACGCTGGGCATCATCAACATCGGCCAAAGCCAGACGACCAAGACCGTCTCGGTGGTGGCCGTCATCTTCATGCCGCCAACGCTGGTTGCCTCGGTCTATGGCATGAACTTCCGGGTCATGCCGGAACTGGACTGGACCTGGGGCTATCCGGTGGCGGTGGGGCTGATGGTGGCCTCGGCCGTCGGGGCCTGGGCGTTCTTTCGCTGGCGGCGGTGGCTATAG
- a CDS encoding winged helix DNA-binding protein — MAEKPQKSQQDKAKTGEDFTWHLARGGPEAATAEMEFAIMRAFEGFGRWQSECLAAVCDLAATGPENAMLHIIRMNERPKSIKEIARLMNRDDVPNIQYSLRKLIGAGLVERKGSGRGGVTYEVTDEGRRVTDDYGDVRQRLLIAAIQAQPGLADRLVEATRTLTLLTGVYEDVARVAATRRRG, encoded by the coding sequence ATGGCAGAAAAACCGCAGAAATCCCAACAGGATAAGGCCAAGACGGGCGAGGATTTCACCTGGCACCTGGCGCGCGGCGGCCCCGAGGCGGCGACGGCCGAGATGGAATTCGCCATCATGCGCGCGTTCGAGGGATTCGGGCGCTGGCAATCGGAATGCCTGGCGGCGGTATGCGATCTGGCGGCGACGGGGCCGGAAAACGCCATGCTGCACATCATCCGCATGAACGAGCGGCCCAAGTCGATCAAGGAGATCGCCCGCCTGATGAACCGCGACGACGTGCCGAACATCCAGTATTCGCTGCGCAAGCTGATCGGCGCGGGGCTGGTCGAACGGAAGGGATCGGGGCGCGGCGGCGTGACCTATGAGGTGACGGACGAGGGCCGGCGCGTGACCGATGACTATGGCGATGTGCGCCAGCGCCTGCTGATCGCCGCCATTCAGGCGCAACCCGGGCTGGCCGACCGGCTGGTCGAGGCGACGCGTACCCTGACCCTGCTGACCGGCGTCTATGAGGATGTGGCCCGCGTCGCAGCGACGCGGCGGCGGGGATAG
- a CDS encoding indolepyruvate ferredoxin oxidoreductase subunit alpha: protein MAERSFKAEVEHLRKGAGDTFTGEGILAITKALLENGVGYVGGYQGAPISHLMDVLADAEELLGELGVRFEANANEAAAGAMLAASVHYPIRGAITFKGPVGVNVASDALANLASGGVTGGALIIVGEDYGEGSSIMQERTHAFAMKSQMWLLDPRPNLPSIVKAVGDGFGLSEASNTPVMLTVRIRACHVTGSFETRDNRAPTLTVAEALANPRSDFKRVVLPPYSFVHEHEKIDVRWPAAEAYIRDHKLNEFFGPQQAKIGFVLQGGMYNNVIRALQRLGLADIFGNTDIPLYVLNVAYPLVKDEFMEFCDGKESILVIEEGQPEFIEQTLTTYLYRAGSKVQVEGKGILPMAGEYTGQVLLDSITAYLKKAAPEMVPAMVRAPNQEAPKIPDLSKTVPIRPPGFCTGCPERPIFAAIKLVQKELGKHQIAGDIGCHLFGSLPPFEVGGQTMGYGLGPAGNGAFEGGGKKRSIAMVGDGGFWHNGLSSSFTNMAFNKADAVAVVVDNYYSAATGGQDIMSSRAKNPTKATNNPISKALEGIGIKWVRQIDRTYDVTHMRNVLREALTTPEKGPKVIVASSECMLNKQRREKPLTAKAIKEGRRVETPRFGVDEDICTGDHACMRLSGCPSLGLKVLDDPLRDDPVASIDQSCVGCGNCGEVADAAVLCPSFYEARVVHNPSAMETRVAKWRDGIIGWLQSRRAARRLNFGEAA from the coding sequence ATGGCGGAACGCAGTTTCAAGGCCGAAGTCGAACACCTTCGCAAGGGTGCCGGCGATACCTTCACCGGCGAGGGGATCCTTGCCATTACCAAGGCGCTGCTGGAAAACGGTGTCGGCTATGTGGGCGGCTATCAGGGGGCACCGATCAGCCACCTGATGGACGTGCTGGCCGATGCCGAGGAACTGCTGGGCGAACTTGGCGTGCGCTTTGAAGCGAACGCCAACGAGGCCGCGGCCGGCGCGATGCTGGCAGCCTCGGTCCACTATCCGATCCGCGGCGCCATCACCTTCAAGGGGCCGGTGGGGGTGAACGTCGCCTCTGACGCGCTGGCGAACCTGGCATCGGGTGGCGTCACGGGCGGCGCGCTGATCATCGTGGGCGAGGATTACGGCGAAGGTTCCAGCATCATGCAGGAACGCACCCACGCCTTTGCGATGAAGTCGCAGATGTGGCTGCTGGACCCGCGCCCCAACCTGCCCAGCATCGTCAAGGCGGTGGGCGACGGGTTCGGCCTGTCCGAGGCATCGAACACGCCCGTGATGCTGACCGTGCGCATCCGGGCCTGCCATGTCACCGGCAGCTTTGAAACGCGCGACAACCGTGCCCCCACCCTGACCGTGGCCGAGGCGCTGGCCAACCCGCGATCGGACTTCAAGCGCGTGGTGCTGCCGCCCTATTCCTTCGTGCATGAACACGAAAAAATCGACGTGCGCTGGCCGGCGGCGGAAGCCTACATCCGCGACCACAAGCTGAACGAATTCTTCGGGCCGCAGCAGGCCAAGATCGGCTTCGTTCTGCAAGGCGGGATGTACAACAACGTCATCCGCGCGCTGCAACGGCTGGGTCTGGCGGATATTTTCGGCAATACCGACATTCCGCTCTATGTGCTGAACGTGGCCTATCCGCTGGTCAAGGACGAGTTCATGGAGTTCTGCGACGGCAAGGAGTCGATCCTTGTCATCGAGGAAGGCCAGCCCGAGTTCATCGAACAGACGCTGACCACCTACCTCTACCGCGCCGGATCCAAGGTGCAGGTCGAAGGCAAGGGGATCCTGCCGATGGCCGGCGAATATACCGGCCAGGTTCTGCTGGACAGCATCACCGCCTATCTGAAAAAGGCCGCGCCCGAGATGGTGCCGGCCATGGTCCGCGCGCCCAACCAGGAAGCGCCGAAGATCCCCGACCTGTCGAAAACCGTGCCGATCCGCCCGCCGGGGTTCTGCACCGGCTGCCCGGAACGCCCGATCTTTGCCGCCATCAAGCTGGTGCAGAAGGAACTGGGCAAGCACCAGATCGCCGGCGACATCGGTTGCCACCTGTTCGGATCGCTGCCCCCGTTCGAGGTGGGCGGCCAGACCATGGGCTATGGCCTCGGCCCCGCCGGCAATGGCGCGTTCGAGGGCGGCGGCAAGAAGCGGTCCATCGCCATGGTGGGCGATGGCGGCTTCTGGCACAACGGGCTGTCGTCCAGCTTTACCAACATGGCCTTCAACAAGGCCGATGCGGTGGCGGTGGTGGTGGACAACTACTATTCGGCGGCCACCGGCGGGCAGGACATCATGTCGTCGCGCGCCAAGAACCCGACCAAGGCCACCAACAACCCGATTTCCAAGGCGCTGGAAGGCATTGGCATCAAATGGGTGCGCCAGATCGACCGCACCTATGACGTCACTCACATGCGCAACGTGCTGCGCGAGGCGCTGACCACGCCGGAAAAGGGGCCGAAGGTCATCGTCGCCTCGTCGGAATGCATGCTGAACAAGCAGCGCCGCGAAAAGCCGCTGACGGCCAAGGCCATCAAGGAAGGCCGCCGGGTGGAAACCCCGCGCTTCGGCGTGGACGAAGACATCTGCACCGGCGATCACGCCTGCATGCGGCTGTCGGGCTGCCCGTCGCTGGGCCTCAAGGTGCTGGACGATCCGCTGCGCGACGATCCGGTGGCCTCCATCGACCAAAGCTGCGTCGGCTGCGGCAACTGCGGCGAGGTGGCGGATGCCGCCGTGCTGTGTCCGTCGTTCTACGAGGCGCGGGTGGTGCATAACCCGTCGGCCATGGAAACCCGCGTCGCGAAATGGCGCGACGGCATCATCGGCTGGCTGCAATCGCGCCGCGCCGCGCGCCGCCTGAACTTCGGAGAGGCCGCATGA
- a CDS encoding AraC family transcriptional regulator: MLHALAPRPLQAHALFQSRDLDEARERVAAVFCPHRLETLGRGARLDARQHHLRGERLSLNYIEYGAKALIAPGELDRFYLVQIPLAGGAMISNGGDAYYSSPTRAAVLNPHRPTTMIWDEGCAQLLIQIDRQAMMDHLAAQLGARSDRVLTFDGPLDLTTGPGAALRRLALYLAAEADQGRAPLGPGLMARQVESALMSGLLDSGAHDHAAHLGRARSAPRPRHLRLAETHIEANLRHPLTIEEVAEAAGISPRALQLAFRQWRGTTPLGWWRDRRLEGAHADLMAGRGSVTDIALAWGFAHFGRFAESYRARYGIPPSETLRAARAGFQD; the protein is encoded by the coding sequence ATGCTGCATGCCCTGGCGCCAAGGCCCTTGCAGGCCCATGCGCTGTTCCAGTCCCGCGACCTTGACGAGGCGCGCGAGCGTGTCGCGGCGGTGTTTTGCCCGCATCGGCTGGAAACGCTGGGCCGCGGCGCGCGGCTGGATGCCCGGCAGCACCATCTGCGGGGCGAACGGCTTAGCCTGAACTACATCGAATATGGCGCCAAGGCGCTGATCGCGCCGGGGGAACTGGACCGCTTTTATCTGGTGCAGATCCCGCTGGCAGGCGGGGCCATGATCTCGAACGGCGGCGATGCCTATTATTCCTCGCCCACGCGGGCGGCGGTGCTGAACCCGCATCGGCCGACCACGATGATCTGGGACGAAGGCTGCGCGCAACTGCTGATCCAGATCGACCGTCAGGCGATGATGGATCATCTGGCGGCACAACTGGGCGCGCGGTCGGACCGGGTGCTGACGTTTGACGGCCCGCTGGATCTGACGACAGGCCCAGGCGCGGCGCTGCGGCGGCTGGCGCTGTATCTGGCGGCCGAGGCCGATCAGGGCCGCGCGCCGCTGGGGCCGGGCCTGATGGCGCGGCAGGTGGAATCGGCGCTGATGTCGGGGCTGCTGGATTCGGGCGCGCATGACCATGCCGCGCATCTGGGCCGCGCGCGGTCGGCCCCGCGCCCGCGCCACCTGCGGCTGGCCGAAACGCATATCGAGGCCAACCTGCGCCACCCCCTGACCATCGAGGAAGTGGCCGAGGCCGCCGGCATTTCCCCCCGCGCGCTGCAACTGGCCTTTCGCCAGTGGCGTGGCACCACCCCGCTGGGCTGGTGGCGCGACCGGCGGCTGGAAGGCGCGCATGCCGACCTGATGGCAGGACGCGGCAGCGTGACCGATATTGCGCTGGCCTGGGGGTTTGCGCATTTCGGCCGCTTTGCCGAAAGCTATCGCGCGCGCTATGGCATTCCGCCGTCGGAAACCCTGCGCGCCGCCCGGGCCGGGTTTCAGGACTGA
- a CDS encoding MarR family winged helix-turn-helix transcriptional regulator encodes MSDDLSPHDPPPRLGEIGLSNFAPYLMNRIMARYNAALREELVAVGLTTAKMRALASLSVLDGPLIRELSVYTVIEQSTLSRALDQLDAAGLVRREPDPTDSRATRVYITDAGRAAHEALWPQMFDAYDSLFRGIPDTERRAFVGTLQKILSNIRKHDI; translated from the coding sequence ATGAGCGACGATCTGTCCCCCCACGATCCTCCGCCACGGCTGGGCGAGATCGGGCTGTCGAACTTCGCGCCCTATCTGATGAACCGCATCATGGCGCGCTACAATGCCGCGCTGCGCGAAGAACTTGTGGCGGTCGGGCTGACCACCGCCAAGATGCGCGCCCTTGCCTCGCTTTCGGTGCTGGACGGGCCGCTGATCCGGGAACTTTCGGTCTATACGGTGATCGAGCAATCCACCCTGTCGCGCGCGCTGGACCAGCTGGATGCCGCCGGGCTGGTGCGCCGCGAACCCGACCCGACCGACAGCCGCGCGACCCGCGTCTACATCACCGATGCCGGCCGCGCCGCGCACGAGGCGCTGTGGCCGCAGATGTTCGATGCCTATGACAGCCTGTTCCGGGGCATCCCCGATACTGAACGGCGCGCCTTCGTGGGCACGCTGCAAAAGATACTCTCCAATATCCGCAAGCACGATATCTGA
- a CDS encoding LLM class flavin-dependent oxidoreductase produces the protein MTVNRMTTGGFKLGTFSTNCSSGMTPTQIPDRWDASWDSNVTLAKMLDEAGIDFMLPIARWIGYGGPTDFHGGVLETMTWAAGLLASTRNLTVFATIHTTANHPIVVAKQIATIDQIGHGRAGLNIVAGWNKPEYDAMGIAFADDHETRYGYAQEWFDLIRKVWKSDDHFDWDGTYFKNIRGQKGRPAPVRGNVPIINAAGSPQGRDFATSNANFLFTPAIDLARTKTEIGELKANAAAKGRDVNVLTFSHIVCRPTEKEARDYVHYVVDENADWEATDNLIRLQFAFALSFPHDLLAQMRFGMALGHGGFPLIGTPDQVAAGLIKLHEAGLAGTTLSFVNYVKEFPYFADEVLPRLAKAGIR, from the coding sequence ATGACCGTGAACCGGATGACCACCGGCGGCTTCAAGCTGGGCACCTTTTCGACCAACTGCTCCTCGGGCATGACGCCCACCCAGATCCCCGACCGCTGGGACGCCAGCTGGGACAGCAACGTGACGCTGGCCAAGATGCTGGACGAGGCCGGGATAGACTTCATGCTGCCGATTGCCCGCTGGATCGGCTATGGCGGCCCGACCGATTTCCACGGCGGCGTGCTGGAAACCATGACCTGGGCGGCGGGGCTGCTGGCCTCGACCAGGAACCTGACGGTGTTCGCCACCATCCACACCACCGCCAATCACCCGATCGTGGTGGCCAAACAGATCGCCACCATCGACCAGATCGGCCATGGCCGCGCCGGGCTGAACATCGTGGCCGGCTGGAACAAGCCGGAATACGACGCCATGGGCATCGCCTTTGCCGATGATCACGAAACCCGCTACGGCTATGCGCAGGAATGGTTCGACCTGATCCGCAAGGTCTGGAAATCGGACGATCATTTCGACTGGGACGGCACCTATTTCAAGAACATCCGCGGGCAAAAGGGCCGCCCGGCGCCGGTGCGGGGCAATGTGCCGATCATCAATGCCGCAGGCTCGCCCCAGGGGCGCGATTTTGCGACCTCGAACGCGAACTTCCTGTTCACCCCGGCCATCGACCTTGCCCGTACCAAGACCGAGATCGGCGAGTTGAAGGCCAATGCCGCCGCCAAGGGCCGCGATGTGAACGTGCTGACCTTCAGCCACATCGTCTGCCGCCCGACCGAGAAAGAGGCGCGCGACTACGTGCATTACGTGGTGGACGAGAATGCCGACTGGGAGGCGACGGACAACCTGATCCGGCTGCAATTCGCCTTTGCCCTGTCCTTCCCGCATGATCTGCTGGCGCAGATGCGCTTTGGCATGGCGCTTGGGCATGGCGGCTTTCCGCTGATCGGCACGCCCGATCAGGTGGCGGCGGGGCTGATCAAGCTGCACGAGGCCGGGCTGGCCGGGACCACGCTGTCCTTCGTGAACTACGTCAAGGAATTCCCGTATTTCGCCGACGAGGTGCTGCCGCGTCTGGCCAAGGCGGGCATCCGCTGA